The segment ATTTTTTTGCCTGACTCATTTGGAACTCCTTACAAACGCCTGAGCTTTCTCAAGTCGTGTTTCATAATCAATTCTAAGTAACACAGCGATCGCCGCTGACATCACTAATAAACTCGATCCCCCGTAACTGATTAACGGGAGTGTTAAACCTTTGGTTGGCAACATACCTGCCGCAGCGCCTACGTTAACTAATGCTTGGAAGGTAAACCAAATACCGATGGCACATGCGAGATACCCACCAAATAATTGGTTGGTCAGTAGTGCTCTACGCCCTACCATCATCGCTCTAAACGCCAGCATAAATACCATCAGTAGCACCAGAACCACACCCACGTAACCCAGCTCTTCAGCTAGTACAGAGAAAATAAAGTCAGTATGCGCTTCCGGTAAATATTCTAATTTCTGTACCGAGTTACCCAGACCTTGTCCGAGAAGCTCTCCTCGACCAAATGCCATCAAAGATTGCGTTAACTGATAACCGCTACCAAACGGGTCATCCCACGGATTTAAGAAGGATGTCACGCGGCGCAAACGATAAGGTTCAAAGATAATCAAAGCCAGTACGCCTACACCACAAACCGCGATACCGATAATAAACGGAGCTAAGCGCGCACCAGCTAAAAACAGCAACCCTAACGTAGTTACAACCAGTACAACTACCGTTCCCAAGTCTGGCTGCAACAGCAGCAATAACGCCATCATAATCAAAATACACATCGGTTTTACGAAGCCGAAAAACTTGGTGCGTACTTCATCTGACTTACGAACTAAATAGCTGGAAACGTAACAAAACAGCGCGAACTTCGAAATTTCTGCGGGCTGAATTTTTACAATACCGATATCAATCCAGCGCGATGCCCCATTGACGGAACTACCGGCAACCAACACAACCGCCAGCATACCCAATGCGCCCATCAGCAAAATAAAACTGTATTTTTCCCATGTGGCCATCGAGACGCGCATGACACCTAAAACCAGTAGAAATGCAACGACCAAATAGACCACGTCACGTTTAGCAAAATAGAATGGGTCATCCGTTAATCGCTGTCCGACTGGCATCGATGCGGAGGTCACCATAATGAAACCGATTGCCGCCAGACCGAATGCTAACCAAACCAATGTACGGTCGTAGAGCGTCGTGCCTGAAATCACGCCATTCTTTTCACCGATGATCCAGTTTTTTAAACGCAAGGCACCCGGTATGGTCATTAACCTAACTCCTTAGCGAGTTGAGCAAAAACATCACCCCGCTGCTCAAAACTTTTGAACTGATCTAAGCTGGCACATGCTGGAGATAACAGCACCATGTCGCCAGATTTTAACAACGGCGCAATTTGGCGCATACTCTGTTCCATCGTATCTGTCAGTACGGATTTTTCTGGTGCGAGTTCCGCTAATTGCTGACCATCACGACCAAAGCAGTACAAACGGTAGTTATCCGCCGAAATATATTCTTTGAGCGGAGAAAAATCAGCTGACTTGCCGTCACCACCCAGCAATAAGTAAATATAGCCATCCACATGCAAACCATTAAGTGCAGCTTCTGTACTGCCCACATTGGTTGCTTTTGAGTCATTGATCCAACGCACACCGCGATTGAAAAAGACCAACTGGAAGCGATGTACTAAACCGGCATACTCTTTTAAGACTTTAAGGCTAGCTTCACGAGGGATTGCCACAGTATCAGCTAAGGCTAGTGCAGCCAGTGCATTCATATAGTTATGCTGCCCAGTCAGATGCATTTGTGCCACATCCAACACCACTTCACCTTGAGCAACTAAGACACGTTTTTGCGTATCAAAGTAGTAATCACCGTTATTTAAACCAAAACTAGTGTATTGGCTAACGCTCTGGTCATGTGGAAGTGTTAGCGGATCTTGCGCGTTCACAATGCAGTGTTGTGCATTATCATAAATACGTAATTTTGCTGCGCGATATTGCTCAAGCCCCAATGGATAGCGATCCATATGATCTTCAGTCACATTCAACACGGTCGCAGCCGCTGCACGTAGGCTAGATGTGGTTTCCAATTGGAAGCTAGACAGTTCCAGCACAAACAGGCTATGCCCTTGATTGAGCAAAGAAAGTGCAGGAATACCGATATTCCCGCCCACACCAACGGAAATGCCCGCCGCTTTCGCCATTTCCCCCACGAGGGAAGTCACTGTGCTTTTACCATTAGAACCTGTGATTGCGACGATTGGTGCATCCGCCTCACGGCAAAACAGCTCGATATCACCCACAATCTCAATACCGTTACTTGCTGCTTCCTGTAACTGCGGTGTTGCCAACGCAACGCCTGGGCTGGCAACAATCAGATCGGCTTGTTGCAGCCATTCATTATTTAAGCTGCCACTATGGCAAGCAACATTCTCAGGCAGTTTATCAACACCAGGTGGCACAGCGCGGGTATCCATCACGCGAGGAACAACCCCACGAGCAAGGAAAAAGTCAACGCAGGAAAGCCCAGTTAAACCTAGGCCGATAATCACTACGTTTTTACCCTGATACTGCTGAACCTGTGAACCAATCATCTTAACGCACCTTCAATGTTGCTAGTCCAATCAGAACTAACATGAGAGAGATAATCCAGAAACGCACGATAACGCGTGGTTCTGGCCAACCTTTCAATTCATAGTGATGGTGAATTGGTGCCATACGGAAAATTCGTTGGCCACGTAATTTGAAGGAGCCAACTTGTAAAATTACCGACAGTGTTTCAACCACAAACACACCGCCCATGATGACTAATAAGAATTCTTGACGCAGTAAAACAGCGATAGTTCCTAATGCTCCACCTAATGCTAAAGAGCCTACATCACCCATAAACACTTGTGCTGGGTAAGTGTTGAACCATAAGAAGCCTAAACCGGCCCCAACAATCGCCGTACACACAATCACTAACTCCCCCGCGTGAGGTAAGAACGGAATGTGTAAATAGTTAGCAAAGTTAACGTTACCCGTTGCCCATGCTACTAACGCAAAACCTGCGGCAACAAATACAGTTGGCATAATCGCTAAGCCATCTAAGCCGTCCGTTAAGTTAACAGCGTTACTGGTTCCAACGATAACGAAGTAAGCCAGTAAAATGTACAGCACGCCTAATTGCGGCATCACATCTTTAAAGAAGGGAACAACCAGCTGAGTCGCTGGTGTGTCTTTACCAATAGCGTACATAGAAAATGCAACGATCAGCGCCAGTGCGGACTGCCAAAAATATTTCCAACGTGCGATAAGGCCACGGGAGTCTTTTCGAACGACTTTGAGGTAATCATCCGCAAAGCCCACAAGACCGTAGCCGACTAAAACGAGGAGCACACACCACACATAGGGGTTATCCAAACGCGCCCACAATAAAACGGATACGCTAATAGAGAACAGGATTAAAATCCCACCCATTGTTGGGGTGCCACGTTTACTAAAGTGTGATTCAGGGCCTGCATCACGGACAACTTGGCCAATTTGCATTTTTTGCAGGTAAGCAATCAGACGTGGTCCCATCCACAAAGCAATACCCAATGCAGTCAGCAAACCGACAATGGCTCTGAACGTCAAATAGGAGAAGACGTTAAAAGCAGAAAATTTATGAACCAATAATTCGGCTAACCAGACTAACATTCGAAGCACTCCTTCAATGCATTCACGACATCTTCCATCGCGGAGCTGCGTGAACCTTTAACTAAAATAGAAACAACATCATTCTGCTGTGCTAGCGGAATTAGTCGGGTTAATAAATCTTGTTTCGCTGTAAAATGCTCGCCACGTTCGCTAGATTGGCTAATAATTTCGCTTAACTGTCCAACACTGAGAACTTTATCTAACCCCGCTTGTTTCGCGGCTAAACCAACTCGCTCATGACACTCGTGGGCATAATCACCAAGTTCACCCATGTCACCGACAACGAAAATGCGATAGCCCGGCATTTTCGCCAGCACATTAATCGCCGCAATCATCGAACCATCATTGGCATTATAGGTATCGTCCAGTACGACTTTCGTCTCACTTAAACTCACTGGAAATAAACGCCCAGGTACTGCTTTCGTGGTGGCAATACCTTGTTTGATATCGTCTAAGGTTGCCCCCACAGAGATGGCTAATGCACTTGCCGCTAAAACGTTGGCAATGTTATGCACACCCGGTAATGGCAATGTGATTTCAACCTGCCCTACCGGCGTATGTAGTGTGAAATCCGTTGTCAGCTGTTTGATTTGAATATCTGAAGGATAGAAATCCGCTTTTTCAGTCAGTGAGTAATACCAAAC is part of the Providencia zhijiangensis genome and harbors:
- the murD gene encoding UDP-N-acetylmuramoyl-L-alanine--D-glutamate ligase, which gives rise to MIGSQVQQYQGKNVVIIGLGLTGLSCVDFFLARGVVPRVMDTRAVPPGVDKLPENVACHSGSLNNEWLQQADLIVASPGVALATPQLQEAASNGIEIVGDIELFCREADAPIVAITGSNGKSTVTSLVGEMAKAAGISVGVGGNIGIPALSLLNQGHSLFVLELSSFQLETTSSLRAAAATVLNVTEDHMDRYPLGLEQYRAAKLRIYDNAQHCIVNAQDPLTLPHDQSVSQYTSFGLNNGDYYFDTQKRVLVAQGEVVLDVAQMHLTGQHNYMNALAALALADTVAIPREASLKVLKEYAGLVHRFQLVFFNRGVRWINDSKATNVGSTEAALNGLHVDGYIYLLLGGDGKSADFSPLKEYISADNYRLYCFGRDGQQLAELAPEKSVLTDTMEQSMRQIAPLLKSGDMVLLSPACASLDQFKSFEQRGDVFAQLAKELG
- the ftsW gene encoding cell division protein FtsW; the protein is MTIPGALRLKNWIIGEKNGVISGTTLYDRTLVWLAFGLAAIGFIMVTSASMPVGQRLTDDPFYFAKRDVVYLVVAFLLVLGVMRVSMATWEKYSFILLMGALGMLAVVLVAGSSVNGASRWIDIGIVKIQPAEISKFALFCYVSSYLVRKSDEVRTKFFGFVKPMCILIMMALLLLLQPDLGTVVVLVVTTLGLLFLAGARLAPFIIGIAVCGVGVLALIIFEPYRLRRVTSFLNPWDDPFGSGYQLTQSLMAFGRGELLGQGLGNSVQKLEYLPEAHTDFIFSVLAEELGYVGVVLVLLMVFMLAFRAMMVGRRALLTNQLFGGYLACAIGIWFTFQALVNVGAAAGMLPTKGLTLPLISYGGSSLLVMSAAIAVLLRIDYETRLEKAQAFVRSSK
- the mraY gene encoding phospho-N-acetylmuramoyl-pentapeptide-transferase codes for the protein MLVWLAELLVHKFSAFNVFSYLTFRAIVGLLTALGIALWMGPRLIAYLQKMQIGQVVRDAGPESHFSKRGTPTMGGILILFSISVSVLLWARLDNPYVWCVLLVLVGYGLVGFADDYLKVVRKDSRGLIARWKYFWQSALALIVAFSMYAIGKDTPATQLVVPFFKDVMPQLGVLYILLAYFVIVGTSNAVNLTDGLDGLAIMPTVFVAAGFALVAWATGNVNFANYLHIPFLPHAGELVIVCTAIVGAGLGFLWFNTYPAQVFMGDVGSLALGGALGTIAVLLRQEFLLVIMGGVFVVETLSVILQVGSFKLRGQRIFRMAPIHHHYELKGWPEPRVIVRFWIISLMLVLIGLATLKVR